The following coding sequences are from one Methanococcoides orientis window:
- a CDS encoding oligosaccharyl transferase, archaeosortase A system-associated → MRVKHMTGENKKNQITNSLPYIAGLIISFLIALYIRTIPKASVFLSNGFVRFGGNDPWYHLRNVESIVHNFPNILWFDAYTQYPNGTRQIFAPLFDLVLSSIIWFLGFGNPDQELIYRVCAYYPAFLGAIVVIPTYFVAKWLFDRRVGLLAALLIAIAPGQFLSRSMIGFNDHHIAETLLTTIVAMFLIMALKVSREHPFTFESIRAGNFGELRPALPYFILAGVSLGAYSLAWYGAIFFSFILGIYITVQHITDHMHNRSTDHLAVGGVILFGIALIMVLMVPNLSSKGLLIKGLFAGIIAFPIFTLISIELNKRDLKKYYYPISIASLSIVAIMLAKILSPSIYGLIASLASYFMRTGGGLTIAEASPLLSSGGQFSLAPFWGNFTTLGYISLLAIIFLGYEAFKKNNTPERTFLLVWTFMIIWAMLQQNRFAYYYSVNAAILSAYIGIKVLELAGWKDFFEDIKLKDKFDVKSIKIWHVLSVLVIILVFMYPSYNMSMQQSQYTGGPNGYWIESTMWLNSNTPDPGLDYYESYEIPAKGESYQYPDTAYGVMSWWDYGHWIEVIGHRIPNANPFQQGVGGRRNSIEDENKPGASTFFTAQSEEEATAVLEAVHPDPEKAGARYIVSDVEMATGKFYAMAAWTLDTADYYIPVQTDQGMQTVPGPRYFNSMESRLHIFDARGLEQYRMVHESPAGNSAETGYKNIYNALFEGNIALENTGYVKVFEYVEGAQVVGEAPKGEDVTISVTILTNIGRTFVYSQSSVSDGTYSFTVPYSTQGPIDGETQFDTMPVGPYKISYGTVQEEVDVSERDVLDGNVIEV, encoded by the coding sequence ATGCGAGTGAAGCATATGACCGGTGAAAACAAAAAAAACCAAATTACTAATTCCTTACCTTACATTGCAGGGTTGATTATCTCATTCCTGATAGCATTATATATCAGAACCATACCCAAAGCAAGCGTGTTCCTGTCAAACGGTTTCGTACGGTTTGGCGGTAATGATCCCTGGTACCACTTGCGTAATGTAGAATCCATTGTGCATAATTTCCCGAATATATTGTGGTTCGATGCATACACACAGTATCCGAATGGCACACGTCAGATTTTTGCACCTCTGTTCGATCTGGTACTATCTTCGATCATCTGGTTCCTCGGCTTTGGGAACCCTGATCAGGAACTGATCTACAGGGTTTGTGCATATTATCCTGCATTTCTGGGCGCAATAGTAGTGATCCCAACATATTTCGTAGCCAAGTGGCTGTTCGATCGCAGGGTTGGTTTGCTTGCAGCTTTACTAATAGCGATCGCACCAGGGCAGTTTCTCTCAAGGTCTATGATTGGGTTCAATGACCATCACATAGCAGAGACCCTCCTCACCACTATTGTGGCAATGTTCCTGATAATGGCATTGAAGGTTAGCCGTGAACACCCCTTTACCTTTGAAAGCATCAGGGCCGGGAACTTTGGTGAATTAAGGCCTGCACTCCCGTATTTCATACTTGCAGGAGTGTCACTGGGTGCTTACTCACTCGCATGGTACGGGGCAATTTTCTTCAGTTTCATTCTTGGTATCTACATCACAGTGCAACATATAACAGATCACATGCACAACCGCTCTACCGATCATCTGGCAGTAGGCGGCGTGATCCTTTTTGGTATTGCCTTAATAATGGTACTAATGGTGCCGAACCTTTCTTCCAAAGGTCTCCTGATAAAAGGTCTCTTCGCCGGTATCATAGCATTTCCTATTTTCACCCTTATTTCAATTGAACTCAACAAAAGAGATCTCAAAAAATATTACTACCCGATTTCAATAGCATCGCTGTCCATTGTAGCGATCATGCTCGCAAAGATACTCTCACCATCAATCTATGGCTTAATTGCCAGCTTAGCAAGCTATTTCATGAGAACAGGCGGCGGCCTCACCATCGCAGAAGCCTCCCCCCTCCTCTCCTCAGGCGGCCAGTTCTCCCTCGCTCCCTTCTGGGGTAACTTCACAACCCTTGGATACATTTCACTCTTAGCAATTATCTTCCTTGGCTATGAAGCATTCAAGAAGAACAACACCCCTGAAAGAACATTCCTGCTGGTGTGGACATTCATGATCATCTGGGCCATGCTCCAGCAGAACCGTTTCGCATACTATTATTCGGTGAACGCTGCGATACTCTCTGCTTACATCGGTATCAAGGTCCTGGAGCTTGCAGGCTGGAAAGACTTCTTTGAAGACATCAAATTAAAGGATAAGTTCGACGTAAAAAGTATCAAGATCTGGCATGTACTCTCAGTTCTTGTGATCATACTGGTCTTCATGTATCCAAGTTACAACATGTCAATGCAGCAATCCCAGTACACAGGCGGTCCCAACGGCTACTGGATCGAATCTACCATGTGGCTGAATTCAAACACCCCTGACCCGGGACTGGATTATTACGAAAGCTATGAGATTCCGGCAAAGGGTGAGAGCTACCAGTACCCTGATACTGCATATGGTGTTATGTCCTGGTGGGATTATGGTCACTGGATCGAGGTCATAGGCCATCGTATTCCAAATGCAAATCCGTTCCAGCAGGGAGTTGGTGGCAGAAGAAACAGCATCGAGGACGAGAACAAACCCGGTGCATCCACATTCTTCACAGCACAGTCCGAAGAAGAGGCCACTGCGGTTCTTGAGGCAGTCCATCCTGACCCTGAGAAAGCCGGTGCAAGATACATCGTTTCCGATGTGGAGATGGCAACCGGTAAGTTCTATGCCATGGCTGCATGGACCCTTGATACGGCAGACTATTACATTCCTGTTCAGACTGATCAGGGAATGCAGACCGTTCCGGGGCCAAGGTATTTTAATTCCATGGAATCACGGCTCCATATATTCGATGCGAGGGGCCTTGAACAATACCGTATGGTGCACGAATCTCCTGCTGGTAATTCTGCTGAGACTGGTTACAAGAATATTTACAATGCGCTTTTCGAAGGAAATATCGCTCTGGAAAATACCGGATATGTGAAGGTCTTCGAGTATGTTGAGGGTGCACAGGTCGTTGGCGAAGCACCGAAAGGTGAGGATGTGACAATTTCGGTAACCATTCTGACCAACATTGGCAGGACCTTCGTATATTCTCAGTCAAGCGTTTCGGATGGAACTTACTCCTTTACGGTACCATATTCCACACAGGGCCCGATCGATGGCGAGACCCAGTTCGATACCATGCCGGTTGGACCTTACAAGATAAGCTACGGTACTGTTCAGGAAGAAGTGGATGTCAGTGAAAGGGACGTACTGGATGGAAATGTGATAGAGGTATGA
- a CDS encoding glycosyltransferase family 2 protein — protein MISQPLISVIVAVYNGDKTLQRCIDSVFDQTYPNKELIVVDGGSTDGTVDILMTNDDKITYWRSEPDNGIYNAWNKALEHVSGEWIYFLGSDDYLWKNSVFQEMAPHLMKGSSENIKLVYGQVARVTEADEICCVDGNPWGYTWNGIIEDGVCTFTHQGMFHHRSLFEIYGKFNESYRIVGDYELLIRAFKDGGDALFVNGLIVAGMQTGGVTANCTNLVKETARARRSHRLKVITIPWLISYAWAICYPILNRILGDKNTRSLVNFGKRFVTGISHKKNVILKQKNV, from the coding sequence ATGATCTCACAACCCCTGATCTCCGTAATTGTGGCCGTGTACAATGGCGACAAGACCTTACAGCGCTGTATCGATAGTGTTTTCGATCAGACATATCCCAATAAAGAGCTTATCGTTGTTGACGGTGGGTCCACAGATGGTACAGTAGATATCCTGATGACCAATGACGATAAGATCACTTACTGGAGGTCAGAGCCCGATAATGGTATTTACAATGCCTGGAATAAGGCACTGGAACATGTAAGTGGGGAATGGATATACTTTTTGGGATCTGACGACTACCTCTGGAAGAACAGCGTATTTCAGGAGATGGCACCACATCTGATGAAGGGTTCATCCGAAAATATTAAACTTGTCTATGGGCAGGTTGCAAGAGTAACAGAAGCTGATGAGATCTGCTGTGTTGATGGCAATCCATGGGGTTATACATGGAATGGGATCATTGAGGACGGGGTGTGTACTTTTACGCATCAGGGAATGTTTCACCACCGCAGTCTGTTTGAGATATATGGGAAGTTCAATGAATCCTATAGGATCGTAGGAGATTATGAATTACTTATCAGGGCATTCAAGGATGGTGGCGATGCTCTTTTTGTGAATGGGCTGATAGTAGCAGGGATGCAAACCGGGGGGGTCACTGCCAACTGTACAAATCTTGTTAAGGAAACGGCAAGGGCAAGGCGAAGTCATCGGTTAAAGGTTATCACGATACCCTGGCTCATATCGTATGCATGGGCCATTTGTTATCCAATTCTAAATAGGATACTTGGAGATAAGAACACGAGATCTCTGGTTAATTTTGGGAAACGTTTTGTGACCGGGATTTCTCACAAAAAGAACGTTATTTTGAAACAAAAGAATGTTTAA
- the fcl gene encoding GDP-L-fucose synthase produces MKLKSKIYVAGHRGMVGSAIKRKLESKGYTNLITRTHSELDLTNQQDVNNFFETERPEYVFLAAAKVGGILANSTYPAEFIYQNLMIEANVIHAAYTYGVKKLLFLGSSCIYPKFAPQPMKEEYLLTGELEVTNEAYAIAKIAGIRLCKHYNQQYGTNFMSVMPTNLYGQNDNFDLESSHVMPALIRKFHEAKMEDKPEIIIWGTGSPRREFLHVDDMADACVHLMENYDESNVGEFVNIGVGKDITIQELAELIGDIVGYEGEIVYDASKPDGTPQKLLDVSRLNGLGWEARILLRDGITETYEWYKSGK; encoded by the coding sequence ATGAAACTCAAATCCAAAATCTATGTCGCAGGTCACCGCGGGATGGTGGGCTCGGCCATAAAAAGAAAGCTTGAATCCAAAGGTTACACAAACCTCATAACCCGCACCCACAGCGAGCTCGACCTCACAAACCAACAGGATGTCAACAATTTCTTCGAGACTGAAAGACCTGAATATGTCTTCCTGGCAGCAGCTAAAGTAGGTGGTATCCTCGCAAACAGCACGTATCCTGCAGAGTTTATCTACCAGAACCTCATGATCGAGGCAAACGTTATCCATGCTGCATACACCTATGGTGTCAAAAAACTTCTTTTCCTTGGTTCGTCCTGCATCTATCCCAAGTTTGCACCCCAGCCTATGAAGGAAGAATACCTGCTTACCGGGGAACTTGAAGTTACAAACGAGGCATATGCAATAGCAAAGATAGCCGGGATAAGACTCTGCAAGCACTATAATCAGCAATATGGAACAAACTTCATGTCTGTCATGCCCACAAACCTTTACGGGCAGAATGATAATTTTGACCTTGAATCATCCCATGTAATGCCTGCACTTATCCGCAAGTTCCATGAGGCAAAGATGGAGGATAAGCCGGAGATAATAATCTGGGGGACAGGCTCACCAAGGCGTGAGTTTCTGCACGTTGATGATATGGCAGATGCCTGCGTTCATCTTATGGAGAACTACGATGAGTCCAATGTAGGTGAGTTCGTTAATATCGGGGTTGGAAAAGATATCACCATTCAGGAGCTTGCTGAGCTCATAGGGGATATTGTGGGATATGAGGGTGAGATCGTTTATGACGCCTCAAAACCGGATGGGACTCCGCAGAAGTTGCTGGATGTCAGCAGGCTGAACGGACTCGGATGGGAAGCCAGGATATTGCTCAGGGACGGAATTACGGAAACATATGAGTGGTACAAAAGTGGGAAATGA
- a CDS encoding HAD family hydrolase produces the protein MLKAILFDFDGVLVESVDIKTKAFAKLFESEGKEIVDQVVEYHLANGGVSRYKKFEYIYEKLLGKHLNAEISKDLGERFSHLVIQNVIDAPWVSGAKNFLEEYYQEIDLYIVSGTPEDELKSIVNRKSIKKYFKGTYGSPETKGNLIKRILSGGDYTKDQVVFVGDAITDLNGALDSDVPFIGRLSDENNNPFKEYDIPIISDLWELPELLK, from the coding sequence ATGTTAAAGGCAATACTGTTTGATTTTGATGGTGTACTTGTGGAGTCTGTTGATATCAAAACTAAAGCATTTGCTAAGCTCTTCGAAAGTGAAGGGAAAGAAATTGTAGATCAAGTTGTAGAATACCATTTAGCAAATGGTGGTGTTTCAAGATATAAGAAATTCGAGTACATATATGAAAAACTTCTTGGGAAACATCTAAACGCTGAAATTAGTAAAGATCTGGGGGAGAGATTTTCACATCTTGTGATTCAGAATGTTATAGATGCTCCTTGGGTTTCTGGTGCCAAAAATTTCCTTGAGGAGTATTATCAAGAAATAGATTTGTATATTGTGTCAGGCACTCCAGAGGATGAATTAAAGAGTATAGTTAATAGGAAAAGCATCAAAAAATACTTCAAAGGAACGTATGGGTCACCTGAGACAAAAGGAAATTTGATAAAACGTATATTGTCAGGTGGAGATTATACAAAAGATCAGGTAGTCTTTGTCGGTGATGCAATTACAGATTTAAATGGTGCACTTGATTCGGATGTTCCTTTTATTGGTAGACTTTCTGATGAGAACAACAATCCATTCAAAGAATATGATATACCGATTATATCAGATTTATGGGAATTACCAGAATTGTTGAAATAG
- a CDS encoding cyclase family protein — protein MNEDVDNLVWLSYPLDTSTPSYGNGEGFNNNCIKNVTRGDSCNTSRWQLTNHIGTHIDSPNHFFSNGKSIDDFPPDFWFFSKISVIKEPTINEKMGVEVDDKFENLSKETDLLLIYTGFSKNRNETKYWRENPGLSSELAIFLRRNYPDLRAVGIDSISISSWQNREEGRKAHQSFLNPEDYGNPILLIEDMDLSILEDNVQILSCCALPIRVKCADGAPCTVVAGVKRC, from the coding sequence ATGAATGAGGATGTCGATAATTTAGTATGGTTGTCTTATCCTCTAGATACTTCCACTCCTTCATATGGAAATGGGGAGGGTTTTAATAACAATTGTATAAAAAACGTAACAAGAGGTGACAGTTGCAATACATCCCGTTGGCAATTGACAAATCATATCGGAACACATATCGATTCCCCAAATCATTTCTTTTCTAATGGCAAATCAATTGATGATTTTCCACCGGATTTTTGGTTTTTTTCAAAAATTTCGGTAATAAAAGAACCAACAATAAATGAAAAGATGGGTGTAGAAGTAGATGATAAATTTGAAAATTTATCAAAAGAAACAGATCTACTTCTTATTTATACAGGATTTAGCAAAAACAGAAACGAAACGAAGTACTGGCGTGAAAATCCCGGCTTATCCTCTGAATTAGCGATCTTTTTGAGAAGGAATTATCCAGATCTTCGTGCAGTGGGAATAGATTCAATATCCATATCCTCCTGGCAAAATAGAGAGGAGGGTCGCAAAGCGCATCAATCATTTTTAAATCCGGAAGATTACGGAAATCCCATCTTGCTGATTGAAGATATGGACTTAAGTATATTAGAAGATAATGTGCAAATATTATCTTGCTGTGCACTACCAATTAGAGTAAAATGTGCAGATGGTGCTCCTTGCACAGTAGTTGCAGGTGTAAAAAGATGTTAA